The region TTGGTGCGATCAACCCCAGTATAAAAAAATGAGCGGAGTAAGCGCGAACCCGCAGTTAATCGACATAACAACTTGGTGTAATCGATTTCAATACCGAGTTGAAGGGCAGCATAGAACAGATTGGAGCCATCGATGAAAATAGCAACCCGCCCACGGTTTTCAAGTACTTGTTGAGGCGTAAACGCCGACTCGTTCATTTCAAAATTGTTATTGGTATTTAACATGGCGATAGTGCCTCTGTGTTATGAAAAGAAGTTTTGAACAAAAGGGGCTGCGTACTTAAAATAGCTCAGTTTATTCAAGTGGAAACAGGTTCTAAAAGTTCAAGGCGTTGAAAAACAGGTTGGGGGATTCCCAGAAGTTGGCTGACTGGAAGTGCTCCCCATTGGGTATGAACTTCAAAAGGGGCAGCTTTTACCATCCCAATTTGGTCAGTAAAATCAACCGAGAATCCTAACTGTTGATAAATGAGGGTACTAACCTTGGGGATAACGGGTGAGAGTAAGTAAGTTGATAACCGAACCGCTTCTAGTACGGTGTAGAGTACATGGTCAACGATCTGGTGCTGTCCTTGCTTGTGGAGAGTCCAGGGAGCTTGTTCATCAATGAATTTGTTGCCCGCCCGAACCAGTGTCAAGATTGCTTCATAAGCTTCGCTAAAAGCAAGCGCTTCGTAAGCCTTTGTAACGCGATCGCTCAAGCTTTTTGCCAGTTCCACAAAAGCATCCTTCTCCCACAAGGTTTGTGAGGGCTGAGGCACCTTAGCATCGCAATATTTATACGCCATTTTTAATGTGCGATTTAGCAAATTGCCCAGATCGTTCGCTAAATCTGCGTTAAGGATATTGATAAAGCGAGTGTGATTAAAGTCTCCATCACGCCCAAACTCAATTTCTTTCAGAAAATAGTAACGAACTGCATCAGACCCATATTGTTTGACAAGATCAAAGGGATCAAGCACGTTGCCCAGAGATTTCCCCATCTTTTGTCCATCCTTAGTTAGGTAGCCATGCCCAAAGACGCGATCAGGAAGCGGCACCCCTGCTGACATCAGCATTGCAGGCCAATAGACTGCATGGAAGCGCAAAATGTCTTTGCCAATGAGATGAACATTCACAGGCCACCACCGAGCCAAAGCATTTTCCAATGTGGGTTGTGCACCAGGGTCTAGCAAGGCAGTTACATAGCCCAGCAGGGCATCAAACCAAACGTACAAGGTATGCTTTGGATCAGCAGGAACCGGAATCCCCCAACTCACATTCACTCGCGAGATGGAAAAATCTTGCAAACCCTGGTTTACAAAGCTAATGACTTCATTACGGCGAGTTTCAGGTTGAATGAAATCAGGATTGTCTGAATAAAGTTGCTTCAACCGCTCCTGGTATTTGGACAGGCGGAAAAAGTAATTCTCTTCATCCCGCCATTCGGCTTCGATGGTGGTGTGAATAGGGCAGCAGTGGTTATCTAGGAGTTCGCGTTCCTCTTTAAATTCCTCGCATGCAACGCAGTACCACCCTTTCTGCTGCCCCAGATAGATGTCACCTTGATCCCACACTCGCTGATAAAAATCATTGACGATTTTCTCATGCCAGGGATCAGTTGTGCGAATAAAGCGGTCAAACTGAATGTCACACAATTCCCATAGGGCTTTGAACTGCGCTACAACCTGATCACAATGGTCTTGGGGATCTCGCCCTGCAGCTTCAGCTGAACGCTGAATCTTTTGTCCATGCTCGTCTGTTCCCGTAACAAAGAGCACAGACTTTCCCTGCAGTCGCTGAAATCTTGCTAAGACATCAGCAGCAATTGTAGGGTAGGCACTGCCCATATGAGGCAATGCATTCACGTAATAAAGCGGAGTAGTGATAACAAATTGATTCTTATCGATAGTGCTAAGGCTCATGGATGATTAACAAAAAGCTCCCTCAAAGATTGCTCTCTGAATATTAGGAGCATTTAACGCATAACTGACACATAGCTGAAAAGCGTCTCAATCACGAGTAACACATTGAGACTGAATTAACCTTGCTCAGACTATTAATCTCACTTGGACTATTTAGACTCAAATAAACTATGAATTGTATCTTACTGTTTCAATAGTAACTATAAACCAAATTTAAGAAGATGGGTAAACCTTAAGATTAACCAAACGATTGCGCAGAGAAAATTACTCCGAATGGTATTTCTATGGAGCTCATTTTGCTGATATCTGGGGTGGAGAATGGGTTTTAGCTTTATCCTAGAATTACTCAGGGGATTCCATTGGCTACAATTAAATTATTAAAAGTTTTTAGTCCTTAATATTTTATAGCGAGTCTTTAAAGACTGTCTTTCTCTGGCTGCAAAACAACCGAAGATCTACCTAATTCATTAACAGCAGCCTGGAGTTTTCTATCTGGGGTTTGTGTCAAGTCTCTGTGAAAACACGTTAAGCCCTATATGGAGCTTTTGCTAGCGAGTCTCATAGTGTCAGGAAACTTAGTGTCAGGAAAATGCTGTTCGACAATCCTCTAGAAATTTCTCAGTTGCTTCTGGCGATGTCAGGAGTTCGAATATATACATTTCATCGAGATCGGGTTCCGCAAGAGGGCGCAGTGGTTGTAGTTAGTAACCATCGTAGCTTTATGGATGCACCTGTGTTGATGGCAGCAATCAACCGTTCAATTCGGTTTGCGTGTCACCACTATATGGGGCAGGTACCTGTGATGCGGGATGTTGTTCAACGACTTGGTTGTTTTCCACTAGGGAACCCATCTGAGCGCAATCAAAGTTTTTTCCGTAAGGCAGTCTATTTGTTGCAAACCCATCAGGCAGTCGGGGTATTTCCAGAGGGGGCAGAGCCAATGGTGAAAGAAACTGCTCCGGCACAAATGGGAGACTTTCAGCGGGGGTTTGCTCATTTAGCGTTGCGTGCACCTGTGGAGGATTTAGCGATTTTACCGATCGCGATCGCCTCCAATGAAGAAATAACCAACTCCGCTGTTCCCTTACGGTTGCTAAGTTTGTTTGATCCCTCTGAACCCTTATTTGCCCAGTCAGGTTGGCATCCCATGGTGGTTTACCAGCGAGTAAACGTCTTGATCGGTCGTCCCTATTGGATTCACTCATCGCAACGAGAAGACTATCAGGGAAGACATGCGCGATCGCTAGTCACTGAAATTACACAAACTTGCCATGCCGAAATTAACCATTTACTCACTCAAGGCTGTTATTAAATAGCCCCAGTCTTAACTATCGTTTCTAATCCAACGTCTAGACATCATGCTAAGCACAGGTCCCGTCTTTCTCACCCCAAAACGCTTACAGCCAGACCTACCACTGTTTGTGTTTTTGCCTGGAATGGATGGAACAGGGCAATTGTTTAGAACTCAGACTGATGGACTTGAGATTGGATTTGATGTTCGCTGTCTGGCAATCCCACCTACTGATTTAACCAGTTGGGATGAGCTAGCGGAACAAACTGTAATGCTAATTCACCAAGAATTAGCCAAGAAGCGCGATCGCTCTGTTTATTTATGCGGTGAGTCGTTTGGTGGCTGTTTGGCGCTGAAAGTTGCCTTGCATTCACCCCATTTGTTCAACCGGGTAATCCTGGCAAATCCAGCTTCGTCCTTTAAGGAAAAACCCTTTTTGAACTGGAGCGGAGTGATTACTAGTTGGATGCCAGAACCAGTTTATCGATGGTCATCTCTTTGGCTCATGCCCTTTCTAGCAAGATTAGAACGATTAACGCCCGATGATCGCCAGACTTTACTCAAGGCAGTGCAATCAGTACCCCAAAAAACCTCAATTTGGCGATTGTCTCTCCTGAATGAATTTATGATTTCTGAGGCAGAACTTCAGCAAATTACACAACCAGTATTGCTGATAGCAGGAGCAGCTGATCAATTGCTGCCATCCTTAGCAGAGGTGCAGCGGCTTCAGCAGACTTTACCCCATTCAAAAGTTGTGGTTCTACCTGATAGTGGACATGCGTGCTTGCTAGAAGCAGACGTGAACCTGTATGAAATTCTGCAAGAGCATGGGTTTCTGGAAGCATCATTAGCCGTTAAAGCACCTGTTGCAAATCGTTAGCACGTTCCTTAAATCGGGAATAATGGGCAGAGTCTGTAAGGCGATCGCGACTTATCCCAATATTTGCCTAGAGATCAATATCGATGCATCCCTTTGCTGCAAGTTCTCCGCTCAGCCCAGCTAGTGATCAAGCTCCACTCTCCAACGATTTTTTAAGTTGCGTTATCAACGGATTATCCGATCCCGTTTTTGTCAAAGATCGGCAACATCGCTGGGTCATGCTCAACGACGCTTTTTGTACATTCATTGGACGATCACGAACTGAATTATTGGGCAGAACAGAATATGATTTTTTGCCAACAGAGCAGGCGCAGACCTTTTGGGAGCGAGATGAGCAAGTTTTTATTACTGGAACCCAGAGTGAATGGGAAGAAGCCTTTACTGATCAACGAGGTATCACTCACATCATTTCTACTAAAACATCTCTTATCCAGAATGCTCATGGTGAAGCTTTTTTAGTGGGCACAATTCGAGACATCACCCAACGTAAACAAACAGAAGAAGAGTTACGGCAAAGCGAAGCAAACCAACGAGTGTTACTAAGTGCCTTACCCGATCTGATCCTGCGCATGACTGGAGATGGCACCTACCTGGATTTCATTCCAACCGAAACTTTTCACATCTTTGGGAGTGCAGATTTAGTTGGAACGTCCATTCATGGGAGTCTGCCACCTGATCTGGTAGAGCAGCGATTAGCATACATGCGAAAGGCTCTGGAAACGGGCAAACTCCAGGTTTATGAGCAGGATATTCAAGTCAATGGCGAAATTCGTACTGAGGAAGTACGAATTACAGTTAGCGGTGATAACGAAGTTTTGATTATTGTGCGAGATATGACCGAACGTAAACAGGCAGAACTCGCATTAGAACGTCTTAAAGATGAACTGGAGGCACGGGTTGAAGAACGTACCCAGGCGTTACAAGAGAGCGAGGCCCGGTTAAGAGCTTTGGTAGACAATTTGCCTTTTGGTTGCTGGGCGTGTGATACCGACAGTCGGCACATTATGCAAAACGCCACATCTATCAAACAATGGGGGAATCTCATCGGTAAACGTCCTCAAGATTTGGATCTACCCCCCGAAATTCTCACGAAATGGCTTGCTAATGATGCGAGAACGCTTGCTGGGGAGGTGCTGCATCTGGAAAATGAGTATGAGCAAAATGGTGAGACTCGAATTTACCAAACCATTCTGGCTCCAATCCAGACTGAGGATGGGATTTGTGGCTTATTGGGAGTAGATATCGATATCACAGAGCAGAAACAAAATGAGATGGCTTTGCGCCAGAATGAGGAGCGTTTGCGTTTAGTCCTGCAAAACATGCCTGTGATGATGAATGCGGTTGATGCTGACGGTAATATCATTGTCTGGAACAGTGAATCTGAGCGGGTGACAGGTTACACAGCAGCAGAAATTATCAACAATCCGCAGGTAATGGAATTGCTTTATCCAGATAAAGAGTTTCGGGAATTAATGTTGGCAGAGGCGAACAAGCGAGGCAGTAGTTATCGCAACTGGGAGCAGAATATTTGGTGTAAAGATGGCAGCGTGAAAACTATTTTATGGTCAAACATTTCAGCACAATTTCCAGTGTCTGGTTGGGCAGGATGGAGTGTGGGTATTGATATTAGCGATCGCAAACAAGCAGAAATACAATTACGTGCCTCTGAAACTCAGCTTCGGCAGCAAGCCGATGAATTAAACCATGCGCTTCAAGAATTGCAACGAACCCAGACTCAATTAATCCAAAGTGAAAAAATGTCGAGTTTGGGGCAACTGGTAGCAGGGGTTGCCCATGAGATTAACAATCCAGTCAGCTTTATCTATGGCAACCTCAACTATGCTGACGAATACATTCAAAGCTTGCTCAACCTTTTGCAGCTTTACCAGAAGCATTATCCAAATCCTGTTGCAGAAATTCAAGTTGAGTCAGAAGCACTAGATTTAGAGTTTGTCATGAGCGATTTGCCAAAACTTTTGAGTTCAATGCGGATTGGAGCAGAGCGCATTGAGCAGATTGTGATATCGCTGCGAACATTCTCACGCATGGATGAAGCTGAGATGAAAGCGGTCAATATTCAT is a window of Leptolyngbyaceae cyanobacterium JSC-12 DNA encoding:
- a CDS encoding methionyl-tRNA synthetase (IMG reference gene:2510095326~PFAM: tRNA synthetases class I (M); Anticodon-binding domain~TIGRFAM: methionyl-tRNA synthetase), coding for MSLSTIDKNQFVITTPLYYVNALPHMGSAYPTIAADVLARFQRLQGKSVLFVTGTDEHGQKIQRSAEAAGRDPQDHCDQVVAQFKALWELCDIQFDRFIRTTDPWHEKIVNDFYQRVWDQGDIYLGQQKGWYCVACEEFKEERELLDNHCCPIHTTIEAEWRDEENYFFRLSKYQERLKQLYSDNPDFIQPETRRNEVISFVNQGLQDFSISRVNVSWGIPVPADPKHTLYVWFDALLGYVTALLDPGAQPTLENALARWWPVNVHLIGKDILRFHAVYWPAMLMSAGVPLPDRVFGHGYLTKDGQKMGKSLGNVLDPFDLVKQYGSDAVRYYFLKEIEFGRDGDFNHTRFINILNADLANDLGNLLNRTLKMAYKYCDAKVPQPSQTLWEKDAFVELAKSLSDRVTKAYEALAFSEAYEAILTLVRAGNKFIDEQAPWTLHKQGQHQIVDHVLYTVLEAVRLSTYLLSPVIPKVSTLIYQQLGFSVDFTDQIGMVKAAPFEVHTQWGALPVSQLLGIPQPVFQRLELLEPVST
- a CDS encoding 1-acyl-sn-glycerol-3-phosphate acyltransferase (IMG reference gene:2510095327~PFAM: Acyltransferase~TIGRFAM: 1-acyl-sn-glycerol-3-phosphate acyltransferases), which encodes MLFDNPLEISQLLLAMSGVRIYTFHRDRVPQEGAVVVVSNHRSFMDAPVLMAAINRSIRFACHHYMGQVPVMRDVVQRLGCFPLGNPSERNQSFFRKAVYLLQTHQAVGVFPEGAEPMVKETAPAQMGDFQRGFAHLALRAPVEDLAILPIAIASNEEITNSAVPLRLLSLFDPSEPLFAQSGWHPMVVYQRVNVLIGRPYWIHSSQREDYQGRHARSLVTEITQTCHAEINHLLTQGCY
- a CDS encoding putative hydrolase or acyltransferase of alpha/beta superfamily (IMG reference gene:2510095328), which gives rise to MLSTGPVFLTPKRLQPDLPLFVFLPGMDGTGQLFRTQTDGLEIGFDVRCLAIPPTDLTSWDELAEQTVMLIHQELAKKRDRSVYLCGESFGGCLALKVALHSPHLFNRVILANPASSFKEKPFLNWSGVITSWMPEPVYRWSSLWLMPFLARLERLTPDDRQTLLKAVQSVPQKTSIWRLSLLNEFMISEAELQQITQPVLLIAGAADQLLPSLAEVQRLQQTLPHSKVVVLPDSGHACLLEADVNLYEILQEHGFLEASLAVKAPVANR
- a CDS encoding PAS domain S-box (IMG reference gene:2510095329~PFAM: Histidine kinase-, DNA gyrase B-, and HSP90-like ATPase; His Kinase A (phosphoacceptor) domain; PAS fold~TIGRFAM: PAS domain S-box) encodes the protein MHPFAASSPLSPASDQAPLSNDFLSCVINGLSDPVFVKDRQHRWVMLNDAFCTFIGRSRTELLGRTEYDFLPTEQAQTFWERDEQVFITGTQSEWEEAFTDQRGITHIISTKTSLIQNAHGEAFLVGTIRDITQRKQTEEELRQSEANQRVLLSALPDLILRMTGDGTYLDFIPTETFHIFGSADLVGTSIHGSLPPDLVEQRLAYMRKALETGKLQVYEQDIQVNGEIRTEEVRITVSGDNEVLIIVRDMTERKQAELALERLKDELEARVEERTQALQESEARLRALVDNLPFGCWACDTDSRHIMQNATSIKQWGNLIGKRPQDLDLPPEILTKWLANDARTLAGEVLHLENEYEQNGETRIYQTILAPIQTEDGICGLLGVDIDITEQKQNEMALRQNEERLRLVLQNMPVMMNAVDADGNIIVWNSESERVTGYTAAEIINNPQVMELLYPDKEFRELMLAEANKRGSSYRNWEQNIWCKDGSVKTILWSNISAQFPVSGWAGWSVGIDISDRKQAEIQLRASETQLRQQADELNHALQELQRTQTQLIQSEKMSSLGQLVAGVAHEINNPVSFIYGNLNYADEYIQSLLNLLQLYQKHYPNPVAEIQVESEALDLEFVMSDLPKLLSSMRIGAERIEQIVISLRTFSRMDEAEMKAVNIHTGIDSTLMILQSRLKAQPNRSKIAVITNYGDLPLVECYAGQLNQVFMNILVNAIDALEDAESRNCQPGWQPTITICTEFVPQDQLSGTSGTRSSSRLPFIRIRIADNGPGIPASVQQRLFDPFFTTKPIGKGTGMGLSISYQIVTERHGGILECVSEPGEGAEFRIEIPISQSTS